From Pararge aegeria chromosome 9, ilParAegt1.1, whole genome shotgun sequence, the proteins below share one genomic window:
- the LOC120626471 gene encoding histone-lysine N-methyltransferase SETMAR-like, with protein sequence MTPEKVMVMVWWSSACVFHHSFLQNCMSITTDVYCAELQKMMEKLAHLQPALVNPLFPLLLLDNARPHTALQTVTKLRELGLEALPHPPYSPDLAPTDYYFFQNLDNFLRGKKFTPFSFEEFVFSRPADI encoded by the coding sequence ATGACCCCTGAAAAGGTGATGGTCATGGTTTGGTGGTCTAGTGCGTGTGTGTTTCACCACAGCTTTTTACAAAACTGCATGAGCATTACTACAGATGTGTACTGTGCAGAACTGCAGAAAATGATGGAGAAGCTTGCACATCTGCAACCAGCTTTGGTCAATCCGTTGTTCCCACTGCTTCTTCTCGACAACGCGCGACCCCATACTGCGCTACAGACAGTCACCAAGCTGCGAGAGCTGGGGTTGGAAGCTCTCCCTCATCCGCCATACTCACCAGACCTTGCACCTACCGACTATTACTTTTTCCAAAATTTAGACAACTTTTTAAGGGGTAAAAAATTCACCCCGTTTTCgtttgaagagtttgttttctCCCGTCCTGCTGATATTTAA